Genomic window (Maylandia zebra isolate NMK-2024a linkage group LG11, Mzebra_GT3a, whole genome shotgun sequence):
ACTGGAATTATTGCTGGCCAAAGATGGGTGATGCTGGATGACGAAAACAATGCTGCAGTGTGCTGTCGAGATCAGCCAAATAACAGCACTGATAACAATTGCATACATGGGTTTGTGCAGCTTCTGATAGGTGATAGGAAATGCTGCTCCTATGTAGCGAACCACGCTGACTGCCATCAGCAGCAAGGAGCTGGTGTAGATTGTGgagaaaaatgtgaaggaggtGATGGAGCACATGAAGTTGGGCAGATTCCATTCCATATCAGATGCTGCCTCGTGCATCTTGAGAGGCAGAATGATCAAAAACATCAGGTCAGAGACAGTCAGGTTGAGCAGCAGGATGTCTGTTGGAAGTGGCTTGGAGTGAATCTTAGTACTAAATGCATAGAGAGCCAAGAGATTACAGGGGAAGCCAATCAGGAATGAAATGATGTAAACTGAAAGAATCACTCCACTGTTCACGGTAGATTCCATTATGGACctaaaccaaaaaaagaaaaagaaaaaagaacagatACCAGtcacagtttagaaaaaatataccccataataataaaatatttagcttttttcTGACAATTTAAACACAGAGTAAAAGACAGCTGCCTGTTCAAACGTTCACTGATCAATCACATTGAACAGTATTGAACAATATTGAAGTTTTATTTCCAACCTGTCTATGTAAATAGttaaatgcataaataaagAAGTAAAATAAGCACCTTAAATATTGCTCAGTTGATACTTTTGATATTTGCATTTTATATTGTGGTgaataaaatgtcttttattcACTTTGATCACTGATCAGTGCCAAAGAAATGAGGCAGTCGACTTTCTGCATCAGCCGTAGAACTTCACCAACCGTAGAATCTTCTGTATTTGGTGTGATAAGGTAAATGTATTTACTCACCAAGCAGAAGAAAGTTTCCAGACTTAACAACAACTAAAATTCCATTCTGCAACTTTCATCAAAGACTTTCAAGTTGTAACGCGTGAGTTCAAAGATGAACTGATATAAAATGTTAGAAGCCGGAAACAGTCATGCTGAAGTCACATGTGACTTCAGCGTGACTAGTACCAGTGGTTAATATTAACTACGATGCAAAACTGCAGCATGTTAACAGTTTGTCTTAGATGGGTTAAGACCTCTTCCTATGTTTTACTCTCCTGTAATCATTTATGAACTTATAATTAGAATTAAAAATGATATAGTTACACCTACAACAAAACTCAGGGAAGAAATAATCATTTTATACAtacattttttcccccaagTAGACAATTAATTCATAGTGTTTTAAGATATTTGTGATTCCAGCAGCGCAGGGGAAAATAACATGTAGGCTTTAACCTCTATAGTTCTGTTATCTGTTGCTTAGGAACAGTTTGTCAATGATTTCCTTTTCCCGAAATTGACATCTCTTGCAACAGGAAATAACTATGGTATCAAGTATCTTAAAAATATCACTGGTCCTTTTGCAATCTAtgctactttttaaaaatgtatcggTGCTCATGCTTAAGTAGAATAACTTCAGCAGTATATGTAACTGAAATGGGAACAACTGTGTGGAACCTACAATGTAAAGGGCTGGCCATAGCGCAGATAGAGCAGGCCATCTATTAATTGCAAAGTTGGTGCTTTTGTCCCCGGCATCTCTAGTCTGCATGACAAATATCCCTGGGCTAGACTCAAACTCCAAGTTGCTCTTTGTGGCATCCACTGGAgtataatgtgtgtgtggatggggcAATggggcatgttgtataaagcactttaagttCTCAGGTAGAGtaaaaaagtgatttaaaagaaccagtccatttaccactcaaaacaaatgtcctcatgtcagtagtttaaaaaaatgttgcaatGCACACCCTGTAGGGGGTAAAAGTCCAGTGCATCagcaatagaaaaaaaaagatacagttAGTGTAATGCAGGAAATGTAGTTCTGTTTGTAAGAGTCTATATTGACTTTCAGTCTGATTCATGCTCTTCATGCGTTTTATACTTGAAACAGTAATGGCCAGTTATGAAAATGACTGTACACTTATCGCTGGCTGTATTTCAACCTAAGAGAAGTATGTGGTGTTGCTGAAGGAAATCTTTTACTCTCAGCTGAATTTATTCTTCTCTGGTTCAATGGCTTTCTGAATCAGTGTGTAGATAGGAGGTTACTGTTAGCGACACACCAATGCTGCAACCCTCCACCACAACTTCCTTTTCCAGTTTCACAGAAACATTAAGACGCTTGTATGTACATGTATGTCAAAATTTATAACAAAACAGTAGATCCCAAAGTTAAGGAGCTTGCttcattttcacttgctgatTTGGTTGCCTATTGTTTCTTTTGGTTAAATGTACTACATTCATTTTTATGGCAGTTTTAGGTTTCTTTATGAGAATGAACACTGCCAAGTGACTGGACTGTATCAATATAAGGAAAACTTGTAGTCAAATATTCCAAAATTATAACagaactagggctgggcgattgGACAAATATATGGAATATTGTTTTTACAAGGGcgattgatttatttatttgtccatGTGTAAATCTGCTCATAATGATGGAGCTAATAGAAGTagtcaaaagaaaaaataatatttgcGATGTTTTAACAGCACCGTCTTTCATCCGTGAGCAAATTCTCACGGAAGTGGCACACCGCTTTGGTTACATCCTTAGATTTACCTCTTTCATCCGGTTTAAAGCCAAAGAAATCCCAAATTGGCGACTTTATATTTTTTGGCATTTAGTTTGTCCATGTGTGGAGTTGTTCTGTTTTGTAAACGCGCAAATCAGTCTTTGCATGATTACATTGCTCCGCCCTTTAAAAGTCTGCGTATGTGCCAATATATTGCCCATCGTCGATTATTGGGCTTACGATTGTTTTTACATCATACATACATAAATTTTTACATATCGCCCAACCCTAAGTAGAACTAATTAATTGTGTACCAATTTCAAACAAAtctcaaacatttcaaatactAACATCATTTGTTGCCatcagaaaacacattttctacACAACAGTTTTCTGTGAAACAAAAACTCATGTTTCTGGAGTAGAAACATAAAGCATTAAGAGATATTTCAGAGATATTAGATGGTGATCTACATAGCATCTGCTAAATATCTTACATATCTTATAACAATACCcaaatattattaaataatatATTGAGATCCAACTCTTATCTTATCTACACCACGTCCACTTTACAGTGATAGAGGTGGAAAACAGGATATGCTGAAGATGTAAGCAGATCGTGTGGGATGccactattttttttattattattgagcAAATATCTCCATGCCCTCAGCTGGAAGCAATGAGagcttatattttttttaaaaataatttagccCTGCTAACAGCCACTTCTGGTTATAGCTTCCTTCACATTTGAGAGTTTTATCTTTATAATACCTGCTAAATATTTGACCCTATAGCAATTAAAGAACTTTTTTGAATTCAGAGCATTAGAAACAAATTTGTGCAAatgtatttaacaaaaacatacactTCCATAGCTCCAGAGATTAAACAACAATACAAACAACCTGATGCTGGAATATATTTTTGTAACAGAACATTTCACATTTAATCAGGAAAACAGTTCCCATGAGCAAGAATCACATCAGCAAAGAAGAAATTGAGCATAAACCTTTTTGAATAACAATAtgacatacacacaaaaatgtAATCAGAAGTGTTacttacatacacacataaccGTTGCCTTTAACTTCCTGTTCTGTGTTACTTCGCAGCGGGTTCTCGGCATCATGCTGGCTTTCCGTCACTCTTTTccgctctctttctttctcccctgtcagtctgtgcatgtgttttgtgtgtataGTGTTTACCTTTCCTCAGTGGTTGCTCAGCTGATCTGAATCACCTGCAGCTAGTTGAACAATCAGGCCGGCTACTTAATGTTGGAGCAGACACTCAGTCATTGCCAGATCTTTGTGTCAGGTGGGTACATAATtctttctgtgtctctgtgcagaCCTTTCCATGTTTGCCTGAGGCCTGTGAGCTTTATacttcagagtgtgtgtgtgccttggAAACCCATAATACCTTCGCTGCCACTTAGGGACCTTAAAATGCCTCACTgattacattatttttttcctcaaacaAACCTGTAAATAAACCTCTTGAATTCTTTCCAGTGCTCAGCATGTGggcttctgtcagtctccaTGACTCCAAGTTGTGAAATAGATAGTTTGGCTGGTATCCTTATTTTACCAGTGAccacatttctttcatttattgagACAGAGATGAATATGCATAGTAGAATTCTTTGAAATAATGCAGTCCATATAAGTAGATATATAGGTGTCAGTCAAGCAGCCACAGCTCAGAATATTTCCCTTCAGAAGGCAGGAGGATAGAGTTACTGTGGGACCTAAAAAGGCCAAATTAAAATATACCTGTTGAACTGCCAGTCTTGTGTGGTTGCAATCAAGCCCCCCTTTGAGTTTTTGGGTTGGTTCTCTGGTTGCTATCCAGCAGTGACTATCCTGATGGTTCTGGTTACGACAGTGCTGCACCTGTTATCTTTAATCCCCTTGCTGATTGCCGCTGCAATAGACTCTAGGATCTGGTCCTTAGCTCGGTCCCATACAGCAAGTGTTCAAGATGTGCTCGAGGGTCCCTGTCCCTGAACAAAGGCGACAGGCTGGCAACCTGTACAACCTTGTACCATGAGAACATCTGGGAAGCAAGTCAAACTTCCTGGATGAGGAATTTAATCCTCTGGGGGTTACATGAGCAGATATCTTGCCAGCTGGCATTTTGCTTCATTGCCTGCTCCCACTTTATCAGAATAAGTGCATCTCCTCAAGAACTAGTTAACATCTTTCCTTCTTGTTGACCAGGACTGAAGGAATGCTCCCAATCCCAGCACTGCCTCTTCTTTCTTCCATCTCCTCCCAGTCTTGCTGTCCAAGCAAGACTGGGAGGAAATGGGACTATAGTCATGGGCACCTCATATACGAGCGAGGGCCAGATAATTCATGAGAGAATCTGCTGCTAAACCCATGGCTTGAACTGCCCAGGGAGACCAGACCTGTCTATCACCTTCATCCACCCCTTGAGTTTGATGCTGGTTGCCATGATAAAATCTGTCCTTTAAACTGCATCTGAAGACCTTACTAAagctctttgttttgttttttttgtgttgttgtttttctaaaacagatgtAATCTGTTTCCCTAGCTTGAAGTGGAATCGGTCTGTGACCCTCTGTTTCTTCAGGGCCAATAACTGGCGGGTTTGAAGTGCCCAGGACATGAGGCTTTCTAACTATGGAGGAGCCACTTGGTCGCTGGCACGGCTCTGATGGATGGTTGCCTTATTCCCAACTCGCTCAAAATGCAGAAGATAACAgatgaaaaaaatcacaactgAAACTTGTACTGGAGAAATAACTCTTGGAAACAGGAGTACAGAAGGGTGAggtaaccagtgttggggagtgacagaatacatgtaatggtgttacgtatttaaaatacaaaacatgagtaactgtattccgttacagttactatttaaaaaaaggtggtattcagaatatagttactttttttttttttttttttgtgtctcgtttggatctttagccatcagaattgttgtcttaaggctaagaaagatgccaagcggatttattttaccaagtggatcatcatggccttgccatattggtccatttgattgacctttattataattatgaatttgttttatttttagttgctacaaacaggacagacatgactgggggataggacagggagaaagaatgaaagaaagagagggagagaaagaaaaccaaaggggagaagagatggtgagaagggggggaagaaagaaaaaaaaacaaaacaaaaaaaaaacacctgggtcacctgtatggagaaaaaaaacagaagagaaagcaaacaacaaagagcaacataataaaaaaaacggcaccatcacaataaactagctagcagtagatatcaatagttactaaataataaacgatattgtgcagcacgcaagatagacagcgcacaatgtgctttgaggcagcagccaagaaagctgtagtccgcgtctgtgaatacccgtgtgtacacctgtgtgcatacctgtgtggatcagcatgcttgcattccaaaggtttctccatgtaacgatctgctagggagtgtgcggagccatagccccgtccaccagggtatgaagcaggtatggaggagatcaaaactccagacatccagaggcccccagaacacaagagaccaaggaagaccaacagaggggcagccgcgccactgacccagtaagagctgaggagagtcccagatgagggctcactcagcagccgcggatcagaagccagggggagttgcagtgacgcgcccgtgagctccgccggcagccaacTGTgtctgagtgaccgagccccaggccgagaggccgggggcaccccacctccgaagtggccccagcgagccccaggctccaggccccgataagcggccgccaaggagtgagccggtgtgtacccggacgcccacccccagacacaaagaatcaccaacgcaccgatgtctgagggagtccgccactggcaggggaagtggtggtggggggagataggcctccaaaccttggagggcctgaggtgtccccagagaggtggcgtctgatacccaacctgacatatagacacagacatacaggcacacacagatacaaacatccattcccaccctcatgctctcatatgcacttactccacactcaaccaacgtggagacagacataaagagacgctgtacacacaatcacactccccaagcgtggtctaggtacccttgcccctggaggggggttACTTTCTTgcaataaatggattacacagcggtcttttcctgtttcatatgttaggctatgccctctctatctTTGGCAATTTCACGCATTGCTGGAAACCCAAACGAAACACGcaataagaggctctaatgcctgtgtctcaatcaTGTGGCTCATGTCACCTCTATTTGTGGcctaatgacgtgaagaaataagactcgactgtatactgtgttcgtgtttttctCCGAAAGAAttagttccgttggagcagcctttcaacactTCTCTATCTcttgctagcaaagttgacccagacacaAGTGCACAAGCACAAGCACACAAGACGAGAGACCACCGAAATAAAACGGGAAGcagacagacacaaagacacaaactgtCCCCCAGCCTTCCCTGAGTGCTGCCAGGGTCTCTCACTTGCTCACTCTGTGTTCATGTCATGGGTGGCACTCATTCCGAGTCCGTGCCCGGCACCCCTGAGAATTGTCACCCACCTGTGTCTGATGAGCTATTGATACTGTTACAAACTAGGAGAAGCGCTCAACACCTTCTTTGCTTGGTTTGGGTCCAAGGGTCTGTGGTCAACCCTGCGCGCATCAACTGTCAGGGATCCTCACCAGGCTGTTCAACCTCTGCCTGACTAATGCCACCGTTCCCAACTGTCTGAAGGTCTCCACCATCATTCCCATCCTCAAAAAGACTGATATAGACAGCCTCAATGACTACATACCCATAGGCCTCAAGTCTGTAATCCTGAAGTGTTTTAAACAGATGGTATCACAGCACATCAGAGACTGCTTACATCCCTCTCTCGACCCCTACCATTTTGCTTACAGAGCAAACCTGTCCACAGAGGATACTGTCACCCTTCACAAAGTGTTGAACCAAATGGAGAACAGGAAGAGTTATGTGAGGATGTTGTTCATGgactacagctcagcattcaacaccataATCCCAGACACCAAACTGTACCACCTCCACATCCCCTTGCAACCTGCTCATATTGCATCATAAGCGCTGACAAGGTGGAAAAGAAGTCAAAATCTGAAGCCAAGACTGTTGAGtgttttgagggtttttttgcgAAGTTGTCTCCCTCGAGTTTCTTAACAGTTGCAACAGCTCCCTCTGTTTGTTATGACACAACATTGATGTGTCAAATTAATACTAAGGTAACTTTTCTGCCCTGCACTTTTTTGCCCTGCACAAAATACAAGATTTACAGGTGATAATTTGTTTAAGCCAGCTATGTAGCACTTACATTTCTGTTAATGATGAACTATTTTTTGGTTCTTCTAATCACACATCCAGGTTGAAAATACATGTACTTTGTCTGTGCCTGGCAGCAGTGTAAGGTGAGGGATTTCCTACACATAGATGTGACTGAGCTGAACCTTTGAAAGAGACGTTACTACTTtcaagaagttaaaaaaaagctgCTGAAAAAAAGTTATCTTCTGCCAAAAAAATGATTTGCAGTATTTGCCAAGATATTATTGTTTGTATTGAGAAGGATGTAAAAGACTTGTTGGTCTATAATGTATTACATTGTATTTTAGAGTATGTACAGTAACGCAGTAATAAAGATACTCGCAAAACAGGCAATTTCTTTAATATATATAACCCCTTCATAAATCTTGTAGACTGCAGACTATTTAACAATATGAGCAAAGATATTAGACATAATAGACACATAGATGCACTGGGAACCAGACTGTCACTTTGATCAATACTGTAACACTCACCTGGAATTCATCGAAAATTCATCAACCAGCTATCAGCCAACCATTCATTAACCAGCATGCGTTTAttcaccaaaaatatttattaatcaAATAgatataacattttttttcactgcctccccccaaaaaatgtTCACTTTAATTCAGTGGAAGGTGAAGCTTTAGTGACAGTTTTAAGATTTTcatcaaaaaacaaagaaataaagaactCTACTAATTCTTGAAACCCACAAATGCCATTCACtcaaataaaatctaaacctGATAACTAGAGTAGGTTGCAGTGCCAGTGCCTCAAATTTGATGTGTGTACAAAAAAGGGTGGTTTTTGGTCAATCGGGGCATCCCTTTTTATAGATAAGTAGAAGAATCGATGAGTTTAGAGTTAAAGAAGTTTAAGAAGGCTGCAGGggttgttttacattttaattttgcaAATCAAAACAGAAGAGCAAGGATATGGTAAAGTATTCAATGTCTTAAAAATAAACGGTTATGGGATGCCTTTTGTTCCATCAAATGTATTTAATTAGTTAGATAGACAGTCTGAAGATAAAAGAGGAGAAAACCAACACTAACTGCCAGTTAAatctgtcagataattattaaaTCCATTGTAAATTGCAACTGTGTTtcagtgatggtttggtgtctTCGACTTTaacacagtgtacagtgtaACTTTGACTACAAGCAGGCACATGGCATGATTAAATCCATACCTGATTATCAAGTTCAAAAGTTATTCCAGCAGACACAGTGGGAAGAAGTCCTTTACTAGCATACCAAAGACAGCATGatgaaaaatttgcattttagTCATGCTTTACCTACTGATGGCTACTATAGGATGAGTAAAGAGGTTTGTCAAATGTGACTTGTGTGTGACATTTTATATCAGTTCACCTTTGAACTTACAAGTTACAATATGAAAGTCTTTGATGAAAGATAcagacagaattttttttttttggttgttaagTACACACATTTACCTTGCAAAACTAAATATAGCAGATCCTATTTACTATTGAAATTCTGTAGCTGGTTCTGAGAGCTGCCTGCCTCATTTGTTTGGGACTGATCAGCAGTCAAAGCCATAAAAGAACATTTTCCTAAAGAACTTTATTCACACCAGTATAAAATGGAAATCGTAACACCAAATGAAGTATATTGACTaaagcaggggtcggcaacctttctgatgacgagtgccatctaaaatttcctcagaagtcaatgtgccatatgattgcattagcaataaatttaataacattATATAAgaacacactatatagaacaactttacagaattatatttgttcgcagatgttggcagcttagttatcagctattttgaaacgaaaaaaaaaaggacactttttatccataacaagaactccataacagcaattgaactgtacaacagaaaatgcaaatgctatttatggtctcctctggcattaactcTGCCagagacaaatccagctgctgattgaagctttctggtttgatcagaaaagaaaacattggtccatacacctgaaagtcccaaaaacccattgtgaattctgtctcgagtctacggatgtatTTCCGTGGTGCTGATGTTGCGCTGAGTGGAAAGCTCCTAAAGCAGTTGAAGTGTTGGAAATTTCAACATCACTTGAAAAAACTGCAAGCTGGCAATGTCCCTCTCACTGGTAGGCTAAAGTTATTTTTatccaattacaagttgaatctggtagttggggttgttagctaaaATACCATCATTAAGAagcggcacaactaatgtgtctatgcgagctaatttgcgatgtgcaccgctggcctggcaatttatttttaaatgcgccttctcagattaattcattgcgtgtcgtgcccagggctggactggaaCAAAAAAtgggcccgggcattttgactagagaccggcccaccaggtattataggaaaagccataaagcctttgaatgaaaacgaacACTGTTGTTACAGTAATGTACACTATCTTGTTAGTatttatgtatgatttctaAACATTTTACCACTGATGaccactttggttgtaagattcagataattatttattaaaagctagacattttaaatgagaataagaaagaaaagtttctttgtgcccccctttccctgttaataccctacctggccccctggcaaaactttgctagacccgcccctgcacagttaccagctgtcagctacttagaaaaggatcctggtgttatttgtctctcagaaacagttcataacttcccttcaactcattcatgtcacctaaaaggtgaACCTGTTTCTCcgtcacctgttcagctctgatgattcagtaatgacatctcctggtttcatcttcatgtttccctctcgccagataaccaaaccgatatcatgaccagcagcttttacagctgaggCGCcagcaaacatcaactgatactagaaattaatattaaatacattctaacaacagctgatcaagcttaaatgtgaTGCTGTTGTTTAGAgcaacatccgctggtttctggtttctggcgcaaagtggacgataaaca
Coding sequences:
- the LOC101470508 gene encoding free fatty acid receptor 2 isoform X2, whose translation is MQISKVSTEQYLRSIMESTVNSGVILSVYIISFLIGFPCNLLALYAFSTKIHSKPLPTDILLLNLTVSDLMFLIILPLKMHEAASDMEWNLPNFMCSITSFTFFSTIYTSSLLLMAVSVVRYIGAAFPITYQKLHKPMYAIVISAVIWLISTAHCSIVFVIQHHPSLASNNSSTWCYERFTDEQKQILLPVRLEFFFVLCLIPLLICVYCYLRCILILYSRPRISQMQKQKAIGMASGTLAVFLICVLPYNLSHLVGYIQGQSPEWRYYSLLLSCFNTCIDPIIFYFSSSIFRLSSEKFIFRNCMLSPSRFQGHVNSSS
- the LOC101470508 gene encoding free fatty acid receptor 2 isoform X1, which encodes MHRLTGEKERERKRVTESQHDAENPLRSNTEQEVKGNGYVCMSIMESTVNSGVILSVYIISFLIGFPCNLLALYAFSTKIHSKPLPTDILLLNLTVSDLMFLIILPLKMHEAASDMEWNLPNFMCSITSFTFFSTIYTSSLLLMAVSVVRYIGAAFPITYQKLHKPMYAIVISAVIWLISTAHCSIVFVIQHHPSLASNNSSTWCYERFTDEQKQILLPVRLEFFFVLCLIPLLICVYCYLRCILILYSRPRISQMQKQKAIGMASGTLAVFLICVLPYNLSHLVGYIQGQSPEWRYYSLLLSCFNTCIDPIIFYFSSSIFRLSSEKFIFRNCMLSPSRFQGHVNSSS